A portion of the Actomonas aquatica genome contains these proteins:
- a CDS encoding TonB-dependent receptor plug domain-containing protein, giving the protein MKTKGSFYHRIISGAVGLTAALSPLALRAQDAPDPASSDEEAIVVLSPFEVTADSDVGYTASQTLAGNRLNTELRDIGSAVSVVTKEFLQDVGATDNASLLQYTTGTEVSGYRGNFAGVGDAAALNEDTIRPSENNRVRGLAAADNTRDFFRSDIPWDAYNVDRVDLQRGANSILFGQGSPAGIINTGLKSAQFRNFGEAEFRVGSYGTMRATLDLNRELLPGQLAVRINALTEDEGFRQEEAFSRDERLYAALRYEPEFLNQNGLRTTFKANYETGEVNSNNPRFLPPSDAITPWFTELGQATYNQFQAFDHLSGRANHGQFRVNLAADGSPNPAYEPYIGTFGFPSARSGPAVFFNDGVQTMMVTDVVGAFVSGGIGSDGAVDGGIAAMPDNGWVSLHGTAQWAINSGADYSTAGLWKNNLMTNDGLFDFYHHLIDGDTKREWQDFDVLNLSLSQTYLNDRVGISLDYSNENYANGQNALLPGDVRLQVDPMAVYGDGSPSATEPYSDGTPNPNVGRAFVSTNNAWSNRSYDADRESLRATAFAKYDFTEGRDTWLSNLLGSHTFTGLLAEDTVESDSRQWQRYGIFDDAFYQLAGLPNERFNGSLTPTQIVYLGDSLLGQSMDTANLPVVTGNVVMTGGPITYFDSTWNSAIDPSTPWNNNFYQPGSAEYSSTEAENPANYVGWTTTNLNIVDANASAANRDRLTTRATLNKATTDSQALVWQGKMLNNAIVGTYGWRKDIAKSWAFDMSPNDFDPSQDRGAVDLSDSYYHLPTNGARAEVQSRSYSIVAHVDDLPVLDRLMDRMPFNLSLYYSQSTNFKPDSSRVDIYGESHPAPSGKTVDRGVRIETKDGKYSLRVNRYVTSNYNATSTQINAAAIGSWMQLTQNYANVFEYNIRPWGYDATIAGQTANDEDITDGATGIWEPMRYNFHLFNDGRPLRPGDIVSADGSWVVSPSLEAEVINAVRTFQRAVDPRFWDAWRIDTFGDFGPSTHEVTYSVPTGFAIIEDNVSKGWEIELAAQPTDNWRVAFNASKTDARRTNVGNAHIREFMTLVADSLRIADGNGVGRLQHFWGTEDVVTAGKNWFDGEGLAGAPGSEWRLAQLVENTTVPELREWRTNLITNYSFSEGRLKGFNVGGGLRYQSSVIIAYPPMGDPTDPTTVEYNLAAPVKGPAETNVDLWLGYRRKLTDRIDWRVQLNVYNAFSGDNKLIPISAQPDGSFAAYRIAPKRSWTLSNTFEF; this is encoded by the coding sequence ATGAAAACCAAAGGTTCGTTTTATCACCGGATCATCAGTGGCGCCGTCGGCCTCACCGCCGCGCTGAGTCCACTGGCGCTCCGCGCGCAGGATGCGCCGGATCCGGCGTCGTCCGATGAGGAGGCCATTGTGGTCCTTTCGCCGTTTGAGGTGACGGCCGACTCCGATGTCGGTTACACTGCCTCCCAGACTCTCGCGGGCAACCGCCTCAACACCGAGCTGCGCGATATCGGCAGTGCGGTTTCCGTCGTCACCAAGGAGTTCCTCCAGGACGTCGGCGCGACCGACAATGCCTCCCTGCTGCAATACACCACCGGCACCGAGGTGAGTGGTTATCGCGGCAACTTCGCCGGCGTGGGCGACGCCGCCGCGCTCAACGAAGACACCATTCGCCCGAGCGAGAACAACCGCGTGCGTGGTCTCGCCGCCGCCGACAATACCCGCGACTTCTTCCGCTCCGACATTCCGTGGGACGCCTACAACGTTGATCGCGTCGATCTGCAACGCGGCGCCAACTCCATTCTCTTCGGTCAGGGCAGTCCGGCCGGTATCATCAACACGGGCCTCAAGAGCGCCCAGTTCCGCAACTTCGGCGAGGCCGAGTTCCGCGTCGGCAGCTACGGCACCATGCGCGCCACGCTCGACCTCAACCGCGAGCTGCTGCCGGGCCAACTGGCCGTGCGCATCAACGCGCTCACCGAGGACGAAGGTTTCCGTCAGGAAGAGGCCTTCTCGCGCGACGAGCGTCTCTACGCCGCGCTGCGCTACGAGCCGGAGTTTCTCAACCAGAACGGCCTGCGCACCACCTTCAAGGCCAACTACGAGACGGGTGAAGTGAACAGCAACAATCCGCGCTTCCTGCCGCCTTCCGATGCGATCACGCCGTGGTTCACCGAGTTGGGGCAGGCGACCTACAACCAGTTCCAAGCCTTCGACCATCTCTCCGGTCGGGCCAACCACGGCCAGTTCCGCGTGAACCTCGCCGCCGATGGTTCGCCGAATCCGGCTTACGAGCCCTACATCGGCACCTTCGGTTTCCCGTCCGCCCGCTCCGGGCCCGCCGTGTTCTTCAATGACGGGGTGCAAACCATGATGGTGACCGATGTGGTCGGCGCCTTCGTGAGCGGTGGCATCGGTTCCGATGGCGCGGTCGACGGCGGTATCGCCGCCATGCCGGACAATGGCTGGGTTTCGCTGCACGGCACCGCGCAGTGGGCGATCAACTCCGGCGCCGATTACTCCACCGCCGGTCTGTGGAAGAACAACCTCATGACCAACGACGGTCTCTTCGATTTCTATCACCATCTCATCGACGGTGACACGAAGCGCGAATGGCAGGACTTCGACGTGCTCAACCTCAGCCTCTCGCAGACCTACCTCAACGACCGCGTCGGAATCTCGCTCGACTACTCGAACGAAAACTACGCCAACGGCCAGAACGCCCTGTTGCCCGGCGACGTGCGCCTGCAGGTCGACCCGATGGCGGTTTACGGCGACGGCAGCCCGAGCGCCACCGAGCCTTACTCCGATGGCACGCCCAACCCCAATGTCGGTCGCGCCTTTGTCTCGACCAACAACGCCTGGTCCAACCGCTCCTACGACGCCGACCGCGAGTCGCTGCGCGCCACCGCCTTTGCCAAGTATGACTTCACCGAAGGCCGCGACACCTGGCTGAGCAACCTGCTCGGTTCGCATACCTTCACCGGCCTGCTCGCCGAAGACACGGTCGAATCCGACAGCCGCCAGTGGCAGCGCTACGGCATCTTCGACGACGCCTTCTATCAATTGGCCGGCCTCCCGAACGAGCGCTTCAACGGTTCGCTCACGCCAACCCAGATCGTTTACCTCGGCGACTCCCTGCTCGGGCAGTCGATGGACACCGCCAATCTCCCCGTCGTCACCGGCAACGTCGTGATGACCGGCGGTCCGATCACTTACTTCGATTCCACCTGGAACAGCGCGATCGATCCGAGCACGCCGTGGAACAACAACTTCTATCAGCCGGGCAGCGCCGAATACAGCTCCACCGAGGCGGAGAACCCGGCCAACTACGTCGGCTGGACCACGACGAACCTCAACATCGTCGACGCCAACGCCTCCGCGGCCAACCGCGACCGTCTCACCACCCGCGCCACCCTCAACAAGGCCACGACCGATTCGCAGGCCCTCGTGTGGCAGGGCAAGATGCTCAACAACGCCATCGTCGGCACTTACGGCTGGCGCAAGGACATCGCCAAGTCCTGGGCCTTCGACATGTCGCCCAACGACTTCGATCCCAGCCAGGATCGCGGTGCGGTGGACCTGAGCGACAGCTACTACCACCTGCCGACCAACGGCGCCCGCGCCGAGGTGCAGTCGCGTTCCTACAGCATCGTTGCCCACGTCGATGACCTTCCGGTGCTCGACCGCCTGATGGACCGCATGCCGTTCAACCTCAGCCTGTATTACAGCCAGTCGACCAACTTCAAACCGGACTCCTCCCGCGTCGACATCTACGGCGAGTCGCACCCCGCACCTTCCGGCAAGACCGTCGACCGCGGTGTCCGCATCGAGACCAAGGACGGCAAATACTCCCTGCGCGTAAATCGGTATGTAACTTCCAACTACAACGCCACCAGCACGCAGATCAACGCCGCCGCCATCGGCAGCTGGATGCAGCTCACGCAGAACTACGCCAACGTCTTCGAATACAACATTCGTCCGTGGGGTTACGACGCCACCATCGCCGGTCAGACGGCCAACGACGAAGACATCACCGATGGCGCCACCGGCATCTGGGAACCGATGCGTTACAACTTCCACCTCTTCAACGACGGCCGTCCGCTGCGCCCCGGTGACATCGTGTCGGCCGACGGCTCCTGGGTCGTGTCGCCGTCCCTCGAAGCCGAAGTCATCAACGCCGTGCGCACCTTCCAGCGTGCCGTGGATCCGCGCTTCTGGGATGCCTGGCGCATCGACACCTTCGGCGACTTCGGGCCCTCCACGCACGAAGTCACCTACAGCGTGCCGACCGGCTTCGCCATCATTGAAGACAACGTCTCCAAGGGGTGGGAGATCGAGCTCGCCGCCCAGCCGACCGACAACTGGCGCGTGGCCTTCAACGCCAGCAAGACCGACGCCCGTCGCACCAACGTGGGCAACGCGCACATCCGCGAGTTCATGACCCTCGTGGCCGACTCACTGCGCATCGCCGACGGCAACGGCGTGGGCCGCCTCCAGCACTTCTGGGGCACCGAAGACGTCGTCACGGCGGGCAAGAACTGGTTCGACGGCGAAGGCCTCGCCGGCGCGCCGGGTTCCGAATGGCGCCTCGCTCAGCTCGTGGAAAACACCACGGTGCCGGAACTGCGCGAATGGCGCACCAACCTGATCACCAACTACAGCTTCTCCGAAGGCCGCCTCAAAGGCTTCAACGTTGGTGGTGGCCTGCGTTACCAAAGCAGCGTGATCATCGCCTACCCGCCGATGGGTGATCCGACCGATCCGACGACGGTGGAGTATAACCTCGCCGCTCCGGTGAAGGGCCCGGCCGAAACCAACGTCGACCTCTGGCTCGGCTACCGCCGCAAGCTGACCGACCGCATCGACTGGCGCGTGCAGCTGAATGTCTACAACGCGTTCAGCGGCGACAATAAGCTCATCCCGATCTCGGCCCAGCCGGACGGCAGCTTCGCCGCCTACCGCATCGCCCCGAAGCGCAGCTGGACCCTGTCCAACACCTTCGAGTTCTAA
- a CDS encoding helix-turn-helix transcriptional regulator, with protein MLSDSDIKRFSTACVELYRPGLGKGNYAERSFAFLEKLVASDLIAFGSLNTAAAKLDIGFNHTVPQLDRAMEAFGALMKKYPLYCWDFSINDGKPFTRSDFFSRREFKQLDIFAEVYRMLGIDDHCAVFVPGTSGEVCFFGIERHKGADFSSEDRDLLALAQDHLGNARELAKSRDAVLQRGASPEPLHRAGLTVREAEVLAWLAEGKTNEEIAILLRLQLYTVKGYVKTIFQKIGAPNRLAAALWALRICRQDETRGMGSTSPFVTVPVITQSAS; from the coding sequence TTGCTTTCCGACTCCGACATCAAGCGTTTCAGCACTGCGTGCGTGGAACTCTACCGACCTGGCTTGGGCAAAGGTAACTATGCCGAAAGGTCCTTTGCCTTTTTGGAGAAACTGGTGGCCTCCGATTTGATCGCGTTTGGTTCGCTCAATACGGCGGCGGCGAAACTCGATATCGGCTTTAACCACACGGTGCCGCAGCTCGATCGGGCGATGGAGGCCTTTGGGGCGTTGATGAAAAAATATCCGCTCTACTGCTGGGACTTTTCGATCAACGACGGAAAGCCTTTCACGCGCAGCGACTTTTTCTCCCGGCGGGAGTTTAAGCAGCTCGATATTTTTGCGGAGGTTTACCGCATGCTTGGGATCGATGATCACTGCGCGGTGTTTGTGCCGGGCACGTCCGGTGAGGTGTGTTTTTTCGGCATCGAGCGGCACAAAGGCGCGGACTTTTCCAGCGAGGATCGGGACCTGTTGGCTTTGGCGCAGGATCACCTGGGCAATGCCCGGGAACTGGCCAAGTCGCGCGACGCCGTGCTGCAACGCGGCGCGTCGCCAGAGCCGCTGCACCGAGCCGGCTTGACGGTTCGCGAGGCCGAGGTGCTGGCATGGTTGGCGGAAGGGAAAACCAACGAAGAGATCGCCATCCTGCTCCGCCTGCAGCTCTACACCGTGAAGGGTTACGTGAAGACGATCTTCCAGAAGATCGGCGCGCCCAACCGGCTGGCGGCGGCGCTGTGGGCGTTGCGGATCTGTCGCCAGGATGAGACGCGTGGTATGGGCTCGACATCGCCGTTTGTGACGGTGCCGGTGATCACGCAATCGGCGTCCTGA
- a CDS encoding glycosyl hydrolase family 28-related protein, producing MSSLFAADLPPYGAYLPWTTVEAEAMTTDGEQIGPGYAPHTIETESSHQWAVRLSSAGSFVEFQAPVSGDALVLRYNVPDQPQRTTLVLSVNDQIVRTIPLSPRNVWLYGTYPFSNDAAKGKPRNFYDEVRVPGVVIAAGDTVRLAKAIVADDVPVVLDLVDIETMGAPVSAPEQALDARQFGAVGDGVIDDTGALRNAIAEAAATGRPLWVPAGQYLVTGDLDVPSGVTIQGAGMWYTTFVGSPALYDQADRRVRFKLKGEGMTLADFAITGALNYRNDQEENDGVVGAGCADATIARLWIEHTKAGAWIYNGARLTITGCRFRNLIADGVNLCVATTDSVIENCSARGTGDDCFAIWPAPADQGYVDENIVPGNNVIRHCTGQLTFLANGASVYGGANNRVEFCHFTDIGTGCGILISTTFPTVDEERGINNNFSGTTVVRDNVLERCGGYDHGWAWRGSMQLCMHHQNIAGLQIERIKIVDSFSDGLTVVGPGSVDGKGILSDTKISALSVEGVGLGTDSSHAVFVRADARGDLTLEETATAVEVHNESEHFEVHRP from the coding sequence GTGAGCTCCCTCTTCGCCGCCGATCTGCCGCCCTATGGCGCCTACCTGCCGTGGACTACGGTTGAGGCGGAGGCGATGACCACCGATGGCGAACAGATTGGGCCGGGTTATGCGCCGCACACGATTGAAACCGAATCCTCGCATCAATGGGCGGTGCGTTTGTCCTCCGCTGGCAGCTTCGTCGAGTTCCAAGCTCCCGTTAGCGGTGACGCCTTGGTGCTGCGCTACAATGTGCCGGACCAACCGCAGCGCACGACGCTGGTGCTTTCAGTCAATGACCAGATCGTGCGCACGATCCCGCTCAGCCCGCGCAACGTCTGGCTTTATGGCACGTATCCGTTCTCCAACGACGCGGCGAAGGGTAAGCCGCGCAACTTCTACGATGAGGTGCGAGTGCCGGGGGTGGTCATCGCGGCCGGCGATACGGTGCGTCTGGCCAAGGCGATCGTTGCGGATGACGTGCCGGTCGTGCTGGACCTCGTGGATATTGAAACCATGGGCGCGCCCGTGTCCGCCCCGGAGCAGGCGCTTGACGCACGTCAGTTTGGCGCGGTGGGGGACGGCGTGATCGATGACACCGGAGCGCTCCGCAACGCTATTGCAGAAGCCGCCGCCACCGGGCGTCCGCTGTGGGTGCCGGCCGGGCAATATTTGGTGACCGGAGATTTGGACGTGCCCTCCGGCGTCACCATCCAGGGAGCCGGCATGTGGTATACGACGTTTGTAGGTTCCCCGGCGCTCTACGATCAGGCCGATCGGCGGGTGCGGTTTAAACTCAAAGGGGAGGGCATGACCCTGGCCGACTTTGCCATCACTGGTGCGCTCAATTACCGCAACGACCAGGAGGAAAACGACGGCGTCGTCGGAGCCGGTTGTGCTGACGCCACGATCGCGCGCCTTTGGATCGAGCACACCAAAGCGGGCGCTTGGATCTACAACGGCGCGCGGCTCACCATCACGGGCTGCCGCTTCCGCAACCTGATTGCCGACGGCGTGAACCTCTGCGTGGCCACGACCGATTCCGTCATCGAAAACTGCAGCGCACGGGGCACTGGCGACGATTGTTTTGCGATTTGGCCGGCCCCGGCGGATCAGGGCTACGTCGACGAAAACATTGTGCCCGGCAACAACGTCATCCGGCACTGCACCGGCCAACTGACCTTCCTCGCGAATGGAGCGTCCGTTTACGGCGGCGCCAACAATCGCGTGGAGTTTTGCCACTTCACCGACATCGGGACCGGCTGCGGTATTCTCATCAGCACAACCTTTCCCACGGTCGATGAGGAGCGCGGCATCAACAACAACTTCAGCGGCACCACCGTGGTGCGCGACAATGTGCTCGAACGCTGCGGCGGCTACGATCACGGCTGGGCGTGGCGCGGTTCGATGCAGCTTTGCATGCACCACCAAAACATCGCGGGACTGCAAATCGAACGCATCAAGATCGTCGACAGCTTCTCCGATGGCCTCACGGTCGTCGGCCCCGGTTCCGTCGACGGCAAGGGCATCCTGAGCGACACCAAAATCTCGGCCCTATCGGTGGAAGGCGTAGGCCTCGGCACTGACTCGAGTCACGCGGTATTCGTGCGCGCTGATGCGCGCGGCGACCTGACACTCGAGGAGACCGCGACCGCCGTGGAGGTGCACAACGAGTCGGAGCATTTTGAGGTGCATCGCCCGTAG
- the drt3a gene encoding antiviral reverse transcriptase Drt3a, which yields MLQQTLGPDSLLKVISRNDVQRWDLWSRSSEIDSVMRSMFLALEKSSFRIDGISMSSHNGNTTIKLNQAKDHFGLKLIDRHLRRIYKVVQSDRNRIIREIRALLGDGGQLSIIREDVRAFYESIRFEKLIEKLRSDMLLSNRSLSMIESLNGKLLENGNSGLPRGIALSATLSELYMEPFDRAIQAMPCTFYFARYVDDIVVLTDSESVNDVKHFIAEELQKLELELRNDGTRSLVCDVRSADFSYLGYHFKTVSTGSNAPKVIISISKNKINKVKRRIIKSFIAFENDGDFSTLLARCRYLSCSKIVKKSDTGDVLSGLKYNYRYISSLEKLKVFDGFMNKILSGGTRFGSRLTADQRDRLRRISFYRASRDGTVVSYTRRKVNRLKQAWSDE from the coding sequence ATGCTTCAACAAACTCTAGGTCCTGATAGTTTGTTAAAGGTCATTTCGAGGAATGACGTGCAACGCTGGGATTTATGGTCTCGGTCCAGCGAGATCGACTCAGTGATGCGTTCGATGTTTCTTGCCCTCGAAAAATCCTCGTTCCGTATAGATGGCATATCTATGAGTTCCCATAATGGGAACACCACAATCAAGCTCAACCAGGCTAAAGATCATTTTGGTCTCAAGCTCATCGATCGGCACCTGAGAAGAATCTACAAAGTTGTTCAGTCAGATCGGAATCGTATCATCCGCGAGATTCGCGCGCTACTTGGCGATGGTGGGCAGCTTTCTATCATTAGAGAAGATGTCAGAGCCTTCTACGAAAGCATAAGGTTCGAGAAGCTGATAGAGAAGCTACGGAGTGACATGCTCCTTAGCAATCGCAGCCTATCAATGATTGAATCACTTAATGGGAAACTGCTCGAAAATGGCAATTCGGGACTTCCAAGGGGAATTGCGCTAAGCGCGACATTGTCAGAGCTCTACATGGAGCCCTTTGATCGAGCCATTCAAGCGATGCCGTGCACCTTCTACTTTGCGCGATATGTTGATGACATCGTAGTCCTTACCGATTCTGAGTCCGTCAACGACGTTAAGCATTTCATTGCCGAAGAGCTACAGAAGCTTGAGCTTGAACTGCGAAATGATGGAACCCGGAGTCTTGTTTGTGATGTGAGAAGCGCAGATTTCTCCTACCTAGGATACCACTTCAAAACAGTTTCTACCGGAAGCAATGCGCCGAAAGTCATCATTTCGATCTCGAAAAATAAAATCAATAAGGTCAAGCGGAGGATTATCAAGTCATTTATCGCTTTTGAAAATGACGGCGACTTCTCAACCCTGCTTGCGCGGTGCAGATATCTCTCGTGTTCAAAGATTGTGAAGAAGAGCGATACCGGTGATGTCCTGTCGGGGTTGAAATACAATTACCGTTATATTAGTTCGCTGGAGAAACTGAAAGTCTTCGATGGATTCATGAATAAGATACTTTCCGGTGGCACGAGATTTGGAAGCAGGTTGACAGCCGATCAGAGAGACCGCCTTCGAAGGATCTCATTTTACCGCGCATCGCGAGACGGAACTGTTGTCAGTTACACGAGGAGGAAGGTCAACCGGCTGAAGCAGGCATGGTCAGATGAGTAG
- the drt3b gene encoding antiviral reverse transcriptase Drt3b has translation MSSIQQINKNDALRPLLTEVLPYEIPLWFSNTLIHQRATRNRNFLEKLFTGSLGALKPLDYRIKRTNSGLRTLSIMHPVAQLEACDFYESFGDLITFYCRKSQCSLRFPSKIASSFKSKNPTGESNSPLGVEEEGRDSIQCSSYFAYGRYSFLFRFYESYEYQTLEKRFRRMSQVDVAKCFNGIYTHSISWATKSRRVAKRDKAKKGGFDRRFDQLMQNSNYRETNGIIIGPEMSRIFAEIILQEVDVRVIRKLSSSKIEQNRDYDFRRYVDDYFIFTNGEGVYGRFIQALEEELAFFKLHLNEAKTNQIGRPFITNISMFKHEVSSHLDKFYSRRVNGDNLPTRVGNPSRAANRAISDIKGALRKHDVQYASVSNYLLSVIQKKIAQFIRVVAKANERGEPTRDSFMWLLVDLDLIFFIHAMDPRVVPTDKVAKIVKAVVDSSAVHFSDGEETIQKKIFDLGRKSIEIFDDGNNLDFSVEILNILLILSALDERHRLPPSFLEEHFVAHIRRFDYTNIESYDSNGGYYFLWVTIVLYIESQVSYDQLRGDLVDIGSKIVGHCPIGLRSTETLLFFLDYISCPLVPEPDRVRLAEKIISKENLSTTAARLINEFSGRGITVDWNDRSWLENNLLKREYILAYE, from the coding sequence ATGAGTAGCATTCAACAAATTAACAAGAATGATGCGCTTCGTCCCTTGCTTACCGAAGTGCTTCCTTACGAGATCCCGCTTTGGTTCTCGAATACCTTGATTCATCAACGAGCAACCAGAAATCGGAACTTTTTAGAGAAGTTGTTCACTGGATCCCTCGGAGCTCTCAAGCCACTCGATTATCGTATTAAGCGGACCAACTCTGGGTTGAGAACCTTGTCGATCATGCATCCCGTTGCACAGCTCGAAGCTTGTGATTTTTACGAGTCCTTTGGCGACTTGATAACCTTCTATTGCCGAAAGTCGCAGTGTTCGCTTCGATTTCCCTCGAAGATCGCGAGCTCTTTCAAAAGTAAGAACCCCACTGGTGAATCGAATTCACCACTCGGAGTAGAAGAGGAGGGGAGAGACAGCATTCAATGTAGTTCCTACTTCGCCTACGGTAGGTATTCCTTTCTTTTTCGTTTTTACGAGTCATACGAATACCAGACTCTTGAGAAACGATTCCGGAGGATGTCCCAGGTGGACGTTGCTAAGTGCTTTAACGGAATCTACACTCATTCGATCAGCTGGGCGACAAAGAGCCGAAGGGTCGCAAAGCGCGACAAAGCTAAAAAGGGCGGATTTGACCGAAGATTCGACCAACTGATGCAAAACAGCAACTATCGGGAAACTAACGGCATAATTATTGGCCCTGAAATGTCTCGAATTTTTGCTGAAATTATTCTTCAGGAGGTCGATGTTCGTGTGATTCGAAAGCTATCAAGTTCTAAAATAGAACAGAATAGGGACTATGATTTTCGGCGATATGTAGATGATTACTTTATCTTCACTAATGGTGAGGGTGTCTACGGTAGATTTATTCAGGCCCTTGAAGAGGAGTTGGCGTTTTTCAAGCTTCATTTGAATGAAGCGAAAACTAATCAAATTGGGCGCCCGTTCATTACTAACATCTCTATGTTCAAGCACGAGGTTTCTTCGCATTTGGACAAATTCTACTCTAGGCGCGTAAATGGCGATAACCTGCCAACTAGGGTCGGAAACCCCTCGCGTGCAGCCAACCGTGCAATTTCAGACATTAAAGGTGCTCTTAGGAAGCATGATGTCCAGTATGCAAGCGTCTCAAACTATTTGCTTTCGGTAATTCAGAAAAAGATTGCGCAGTTTATTCGAGTTGTCGCCAAGGCAAATGAACGAGGTGAGCCAACTCGGGATAGCTTCATGTGGTTACTCGTCGATCTTGATTTGATTTTCTTTATACACGCGATGGACCCGCGCGTTGTTCCAACTGACAAGGTAGCGAAAATTGTTAAAGCGGTAGTTGATTCATCTGCAGTCCACTTTTCTGATGGCGAGGAAACTATTCAGAAGAAGATTTTTGATCTCGGAAGAAAATCTATTGAGATTTTCGACGATGGAAATAATCTTGATTTCTCGGTGGAGATTTTGAACATCCTCCTAATCCTCTCCGCGTTGGATGAACGGCATAGGCTACCTCCCAGCTTTCTTGAAGAGCATTTTGTTGCTCATATTCGCCGCTTTGACTACACTAATATTGAAAGCTATGATTCCAACGGGGGCTATTACTTTCTTTGGGTAACCATTGTATTATACATTGAAAGCCAGGTTAGCTACGATCAGCTACGGGGCGATCTTGTGGATATAGGATCAAAAATCGTTGGTCATTGCCCAATTGGGCTACGGTCGACAGAGACGCTTCTGTTCTTTCTTGACTACATTTCCTGCCCTCTGGTCCCTGAGCCTGACCGGGTTCGTCTCGCGGAAAAAATTATTAGTAAAGAGAATCTGAGCACTACAGCAGCTCGCCTGATAAATGAGTTCAGTGGCAGGGGTATTACCGTCGATTGGAACGATCGTAGTTGGTTAGAGAATAATCTCTTGAAAAGAGAATACATCCTCGCATACGAGTAG